A segment of the Candidatus Hydrogenedentota bacterium genome:
CGGTCGCGGTCGTGATCCCCGAACGGCCGATCGCTGCTGTGTTGCTTGTGTTCACGGCGGTAGCGGTCGTCGTCGTCATCATCGTGATGGCCGCCTTTATACTGGGCAAACTGCTGGTTGGTGCGTTCGATGATTTTATCCAGTTCACCGCGATCGAGCCAAACGCCGCGGCACTGGGGACAGTAATCAATTTCAATTCCCTGGCGATCAGAAATGGCCAGCAGGACGTTGCATTTAGGACAGTTCATGGTGTGTGGTGGTGGGT
Coding sequences within it:
- a CDS encoding zf-TFIIB domain-containing protein, whose product is MNCPKCNVLLAISDRQGIEIDYCPQCRGVWLDRGELDKIIERTNQQFAQYKGGHHDDDDDDRYRREHKQHSSDRPFGDHDRDRGGYRKPHKKSIWGDLFDLD